In Cicer arietinum cultivar CDC Frontier isolate Library 1 chromosome 7, Cicar.CDCFrontier_v2.0, whole genome shotgun sequence, a single window of DNA contains:
- the LOC101494410 gene encoding uncharacterized protein isoform X2 — translation MRFKKGTKVEVLSKAEVPSGSWLYAEIISRNGRHYNVRYDGYQSATGEEIVERVSRKSIRPCPPPLELVVNWIPGDIVEVYQNFSWKMASVLKVLGEKYLSVRLLGSSLEFQVSKFDIRLRQSWQDDKWFVVGKVSASCENGQRFGAPLQKIATKTKMSVSNYYSNYYQPEHKELDILESRLVSFKTLKRGRHSQVEAYAEPPPKVRTIENEGRCYRARVRNSPTPLKHLHNVSFPRDVLAEECMLASVYNRKTWISDIDIERRKQTAAVGCSCGDNYQSKFADSVTCSVGSCSINSMNSYKLQFPVSADPFEVESPYSDAESACYRGYAEGTCFSPTQEKLAAEIHRAEFEAHRCCFQIDVYR, via the exons ATGAGATTCAAGAAAGGGACTAAGGTTGAAGTGCTAAGCAAAGCTGAGGTGCCTTCTGGCTCCTGGCTATATGCAGAGATCATCAGTCGTAATGGACGCCATTACAATGTTAGATATGATGGATATCAAAGTGCTACTGGTGAGGAAATCGTGGAGCGAGTATCCAGGAAATCCATAAGGCCGTGTCCGCCTCCACTTGAACTCGTGGTGAATTGGATTCCAGGTGATATTGTAGAAGTCTACCAGAATTTCTCTTGGAAGATGGCCTCAGTTTTGAAGGTTTTGGGGGAAAAGTACCTTTCTGTTAGGCTACTTGGATCTTCTTTGGAATTTCAAGTGAGCAAATTTGACATCCGGCTGAGACAGTCGTGGCAAGATGACAAGTGGTTTGTGGTTGGAAAG GTTTCTGCTAGCTGTGAGAATGGACAACGTTTTGGTGCTCCACTTCAGAAGATAGCTACAAAGACAAAAATGTCAGTTTCCAATTACTATTCCAATTATTATCAACCTGAACATAAAGAACTGGATATTCTGGAATCCCGTCTTGTTTCTTTTAAAACATTGAAACGAGGACGCCATTCACAAGTTGAGGCATATGCTGAACCTCCGCCAAAGGTAAGAACAATTGAGAATGAAGGCAGATGTTACAGAGCAAGAGTTAGAAACTCACCCACGCCACTTAAACATTTACATAATGTGAGTTTTCCAAGAGATGTGCTAGCTGAAGAATGTATGCTTGCTTCTGTATACAACAGAAAAACTTGGATTTCTGATATAGACATAGAGAGGAGGAAACAAACTGCTGCTGTGGGTTGTTCATGTGGAGACAACTATCAATCAAAATTTGCTGATAGCGTTACATGCTCTGTTGGTAGTTGTAGTATCAACAGCATGAACTCCTATAAATTGCAATTTCCAGTATCTGCAGATCCATTTGAAGTAGAGAGTCCATATAGTGATGCTGAATCTGCCTGCTATAGGGGATATGCGGAAGGGACTTGTTTCTCTCCTACACAAGAAAAATTGGCTGCAGAAATTCATAG GGCTGAATTTGAGGCACATAGATGTTGCTTCCAGATAGATGTCTACAGATGA
- the LOC101494410 gene encoding uncharacterized protein isoform X1 — MRFKKGTKVEVLSKAEVPSGSWLYAEIISRNGRHYNVRYDGYQSATGEEIVERVSRKSIRPCPPPLELVVNWIPGDIVEVYQNFSWKMASVLKVLGEKYLSVRLLGSSLEFQVSKFDIRLRQSWQDDKWFVVGKVSASCENGQRFGAPLQKIATKTKMSVSNYYSNYYQPEHKELDILESRLVSFKTLKRGRHSQVEAYAEPPPKVRTIENEGRCYRARVRNSPTPLKHLHNVSFPRDVLAEECMLASVYNRKTWISDIDIERRKQTAAVGCSCGDNYQSKFADSVTCSVGSCSINSMNSYKLQFPVSADPFEVESPYSDAESACYRGYAEGTCFSPTQEKLAAEIHRLELQAYRCTIEALHASGPLSWEQEALMTNLRLTLNISNDEHLIELRNLISSENSIPFR; from the exons ATGAGATTCAAGAAAGGGACTAAGGTTGAAGTGCTAAGCAAAGCTGAGGTGCCTTCTGGCTCCTGGCTATATGCAGAGATCATCAGTCGTAATGGACGCCATTACAATGTTAGATATGATGGATATCAAAGTGCTACTGGTGAGGAAATCGTGGAGCGAGTATCCAGGAAATCCATAAGGCCGTGTCCGCCTCCACTTGAACTCGTGGTGAATTGGATTCCAGGTGATATTGTAGAAGTCTACCAGAATTTCTCTTGGAAGATGGCCTCAGTTTTGAAGGTTTTGGGGGAAAAGTACCTTTCTGTTAGGCTACTTGGATCTTCTTTGGAATTTCAAGTGAGCAAATTTGACATCCGGCTGAGACAGTCGTGGCAAGATGACAAGTGGTTTGTGGTTGGAAAG GTTTCTGCTAGCTGTGAGAATGGACAACGTTTTGGTGCTCCACTTCAGAAGATAGCTACAAAGACAAAAATGTCAGTTTCCAATTACTATTCCAATTATTATCAACCTGAACATAAAGAACTGGATATTCTGGAATCCCGTCTTGTTTCTTTTAAAACATTGAAACGAGGACGCCATTCACAAGTTGAGGCATATGCTGAACCTCCGCCAAAGGTAAGAACAATTGAGAATGAAGGCAGATGTTACAGAGCAAGAGTTAGAAACTCACCCACGCCACTTAAACATTTACATAATGTGAGTTTTCCAAGAGATGTGCTAGCTGAAGAATGTATGCTTGCTTCTGTATACAACAGAAAAACTTGGATTTCTGATATAGACATAGAGAGGAGGAAACAAACTGCTGCTGTGGGTTGTTCATGTGGAGACAACTATCAATCAAAATTTGCTGATAGCGTTACATGCTCTGTTGGTAGTTGTAGTATCAACAGCATGAACTCCTATAAATTGCAATTTCCAGTATCTGCAGATCCATTTGAAGTAGAGAGTCCATATAGTGATGCTGAATCTGCCTGCTATAGGGGATATGCGGAAGGGACTTGTTTCTCTCCTACACAAGAAAAATTGGCTGCAGAAATTCATAGGTTAGAGTTACAGGCCTATCGTTGTACAATTGAGGCATTGCATGCATCAGGACCTTTAAGTTGGGAACAAGAAGCGTTAATGACTAACCTCCGTCTTACACTCAACATATCAAACGATGAACACTTAATTGAGCTAAGAAACTTGATTTCTTCTGAAAATAGTATTCCTTTCAGATGA